From the Brevibacillus choshinensis genome, one window contains:
- the plsY gene encoding glycerol-3-phosphate 1-O-acyltransferase PlsY, whose product MVLLSWVISYLIGSISFSYLIAKKVAGIDIRSHGSGNAGATNTLRVLGKGPGIAVLILDALKGLAAMGITHLITGDPTAYAVSGLFAIAGHNWPIFFGFRGGKGIATTLGVALGFSPLAFLIGAVLAVILIAVTRYVSLGSLVLVTVLPIAVYVLDKPIAFFWTSLILAVFAYVRHYNNIRNLFAGTERKLGDKSHRKLG is encoded by the coding sequence ATGGTGTTATTATCCTGGGTGATCAGTTACCTAATCGGTTCGATCAGCTTTAGTTATCTTATCGCCAAAAAAGTTGCAGGAATTGACATCCGTTCACACGGGAGCGGCAATGCGGGTGCTACGAATACGTTGCGAGTGTTGGGGAAAGGGCCCGGAATTGCTGTATTGATTCTGGATGCTCTAAAAGGTCTCGCGGCTATGGGGATTACTCACCTCATTACAGGGGATCCTACGGCATATGCGGTATCTGGTTTATTTGCGATCGCTGGTCACAACTGGCCGATTTTTTTCGGATTTCGCGGGGGGAAGGGCATTGCCACCACTCTTGGTGTAGCTCTGGGCTTCTCTCCCTTAGCTTTTCTTATAGGTGCCGTACTGGCAGTTATCCTGATCGCAGTGACTCGATATGTATCGCTCGGTTCATTAGTGCTTGTTACCGTTTTACCCATTGCTGTCTATGTGTTGGATAAGCCCATTGCTTTTTTCTGGACAAGCTTGATACTCGCAGTCTTCGCCTATGTTCGCCATTATAATAATATCCGAAATCTTTTTGCAGGGACTGAACGGAAACTGGGAGACAAATCACACCGCAAACTAGGCTAG